In a single window of the Canis lupus familiaris isolate Mischka breed German Shepherd chromosome 2, alternate assembly UU_Cfam_GSD_1.0, whole genome shotgun sequence genome:
- the SERF1A gene encoding small EDRK-rich factor 1 isoform X1 — translation MSQESWNHRQDHRALYGGNQRELARQKNMKKSQEISKGKRKEDSLTTSQRKQRDSEIMQQKQKAANEKKSMQTREK, via the exons ATGTCTCAGGAATCCTGGAACCACCGACAGGACCACAGGGCTTTGTACG GAGGAAACCAGCGAGAACTCGCCCGCcagaaaaacatgaagaaatccCAGGAAATtagcaagggaaaaagaaaagaagatagcTTGACCACCTCTCAGAGAAAGCAGAG GGACTCTGAGATAATGCAACAAAAGCAGAAGGCAGCTAATGAGAAGAAGTCTATGcagacaagagaaaaatga
- the SERF1A gene encoding small EDRK-rich factor 1 isoform X2: MARGNQRELARQKNMKKSQEISKGKRKEDSLTTSQRKQRDSEIMQQKQKAANEKKSMQTREK, from the exons ATGGCCC GAGGAAACCAGCGAGAACTCGCCCGCcagaaaaacatgaagaaatccCAGGAAATtagcaagggaaaaagaaaagaagatagcTTGACCACCTCTCAGAGAAAGCAGAG GGACTCTGAGATAATGCAACAAAAGCAGAAGGCAGCTAATGAGAAGAAGTCTATGcagacaagagaaaaatga